From a single Paenibacillus sp. FSL W8-0426 genomic region:
- the nagB gene encoding glucosamine-6-phosphate deaminase, translated as MNIRIFEHEEDLNATGAGLIASLLQTKPRAVLGLATGSSPVGIYKHLIALYEKGLVSFAQASSFNLDEYVGLPKNHPESYRHFMNEQLFHHIDIDAERTHVPNGSAADLDEECQAYEQMLEERGPVDLQLLGIGHNGHIGFNEPGSALTGRTHVVDLKEETRQANARFFDHIDEVPRQAITMGVGSILKAKQILLIARGEEKADIIHEAFMGPITTACPASLLQCHPNVVVLLDRAAGRLVK; from the coding sequence ATGAACATTCGTATTTTTGAACATGAGGAAGATTTGAACGCTACCGGGGCCGGACTGATCGCGAGCCTGCTGCAAACGAAGCCGCGAGCCGTGCTGGGACTGGCTACAGGTAGCTCACCGGTCGGCATTTATAAACATTTGATCGCTCTGTACGAGAAAGGGCTGGTGAGCTTCGCCCAGGCGTCCTCCTTCAATTTGGACGAATATGTCGGGCTCCCGAAAAATCATCCGGAGAGTTACCGTCATTTCATGAACGAGCAGTTATTCCATCATATCGACATCGATGCAGAGCGGACGCATGTGCCGAACGGCAGTGCCGCCGATCTGGACGAGGAATGCCAGGCGTATGAGCAAATGCTCGAAGAGCGCGGTCCAGTCGATCTGCAGTTGCTGGGCATCGGGCATAACGGGCACATCGGCTTCAACGAACCGGGCAGCGCATTGACAGGCCGCACCCATGTCGTGGATTTGAAAGAAGAAACGCGCCAGGCCAACGCCCGCTTCTTCGATCATATCGATGAGGTACCGAGGCAGGCCATTACGATGGGTGTGGGCAGCATTTTGAAGGCGAAGCAGATTTTGCTGATCGCGCGCGGCGAGGAAAAGGCGGACATCATCCACGAGGCGTTCATGGGACCGATCACGACGGCGTGCCCGGCTTCTTTGCTGCAATGCCATCCGAACGTGGTGGTGCTGCTGGATCGCGCAGCGGGGAGGTTGGTTAAATGA
- a CDS encoding MurR/RpiR family transcriptional regulator produces MAAILHALRQELDSLPSQERRIAEVILASPSDVPGWTINQLAQKSGTSPATVTRFCKSFHFKGFPDFKMKLAAEISQPAQESAYQDIVAGNPLSKIVAAIEANHLASISDTTRLLDLGRVEQAIRLLCNARRIDLYGVATSSIVTQDFYQKLVRIGKSCTAFSDSHMQITSASSLTEGDVAMAVSYSGETPETIDALHCARQAGAATISLTSYGSNKLANEADIPLFTSSLEEGMRRGDMASRIALLHVIDILFTGMVSADFDRFIPKLEQSYHNVQSYRVHHNGGA; encoded by the coding sequence ATGGCAGCCATATTGCATGCATTACGACAGGAACTGGACAGCTTGCCGTCGCAAGAGCGGCGTATTGCCGAGGTTATTCTCGCCTCTCCCTCCGACGTTCCGGGCTGGACGATTAATCAGCTGGCTCAGAAGAGTGGAACGAGTCCGGCGACCGTTACCCGGTTCTGCAAATCCTTTCACTTCAAAGGTTTCCCCGACTTCAAAATGAAGCTGGCCGCCGAAATCTCCCAGCCTGCGCAGGAGTCGGCGTATCAGGATATCGTGGCAGGCAACCCGTTGTCCAAAATCGTGGCCGCCATCGAGGCGAACCATTTGGCTTCCATCTCGGACACCACTAGGCTGCTTGACCTGGGCAGGGTGGAGCAGGCCATTCGGCTGCTTTGCAACGCCCGGCGTATCGACTTATACGGGGTGGCCACCTCGTCGATCGTGACGCAGGACTTTTATCAGAAGCTGGTCCGTATCGGCAAAAGCTGCACGGCCTTCTCGGATTCCCATATGCAGATTACGTCCGCGTCTTCGCTGACCGAGGGTGATGTGGCGATGGCCGTATCGTATTCGGGCGAAACGCCGGAGACGATCGATGCCCTGCATTGCGCACGGCAGGCGGGTGCGGCGACGATTTCGCTGACGTCCTACGGGAGCAACAAGCTGGCCAATGAGGCCGACATTCCGCTGTTCACTTCATCGCTGGAAGAAGGCATGCGGCGCGGAGACATGGCTTCCCGCATCGCGCTGCTGCATGTCATCGACATTTTGTTCACCGGCATGGTCAGCGCGGATTTTGACCGTTTTATTCCCAAGCTGGAGCAATCGTATCACAACGTGCAGTCTTATCGAGTTCATCACAACGGAGGTGCCTGA